GGCCTGCGCCTTGCGTGTTCCTCTCGGCCGCCGACGTCCTCGACCTATTGCGGCGCTGTGAATTAGATCAAGATCGCCCCGCTGGCTCGCCACCTTTGTCACCATGACCCGGTGAAGAAAAGGGTCGCGGCGGTCGTCGCGGGGGTGCTGGTGGTCCTGCTGGTCGCGGTGGTCGCGGCCACGCCGTGGGCCTACAAGAACTACGTCCAGGGCCCGCCCGAGCCGGAGTTGGCATTCGCCGCCGGGGCTCAGCCGGGTGCCGGCGCGTTAGACGGCACCTGGACCGTGCAGCCCGGATCTCAGGTCGGTTACCGGGTGCAGCAGCAATTGCTCTGGGAGACAGTCGATGTCAGCGGACGCAGTGACACGGTCACCGGCACCGTCCAGATCGAGGACTCCCACGTGCGGTCGTTGAGGTTCACCGTCGACGTGGCAGGCCTGGAAACGGGAAGCCCCGGTCGCGATGAGAAGTTCCGCAGCGCGGACGCGCTGGAGACCGACACGTTCCCCACCGCCGAGCTGGTCGGCAACGTCCCGACCGACGTGTCCGCGATACCGGCCGACGGCAGCTCGGCCCGAGTGGAGGTTCCGGTTCAGCTGACCATTAAGGGGGTCACCCGCCCGGAGACCGCGCAGGTCGATGTGCGGCGCAACGGCGACCGGGTAGAGGCGGTGGGCACGGTCCCGGTGCGGCTGCCCGACTTCAACGTCACACCGCCGAAACCGTTCGCCTCGTTACTCGAGGTGCAATCGACGGCCGTCATCGAGTTCCTGGTGTACCTGGCCAAGGCGTAGCTGTACTGAAAACGTGGGTCAGCCGAACAGCCGCGTCCACCAGCGTTTCGACTCCTGCGTGCCGCGCCGCCGGACATAGGGCCACGGATTGTTGCGTTCGGGCACCGCTTCGGCGCGCACCTGCTTGAGCCGGGTGCGCAGTGCCGCGCGCACCCCGTCGAGCGACGGGTCGTCCCAGCGATTGACGGCCTCACCCGGATCTCCGGTCAGGTCGTAGAGCTCCCACTGATCGTCGAGGACATCGCTGCGATAGCGCTGCGCTCCTCGACCGGTGTAGGCGAGCTGGCGCACACCGGGCTCGGTCCAGGTTCCCGGGTCGTCGAATGTTCGCACCAGCTTCCACAACCGGCCGTCGACCCGGGCCACCAGCCCCTCGAAGTTGCCTGCCACGTCGACGGGCACCCGGATGCGCAGCGGTGCAGGCGGATTGACATCGCGACCCAACTGGCGGGCCAGGCCTGAGGCGCCCGAATCGCCTTCGAGCACATTGTCGCGGGTCAGCAGGTACACCGCCCGGTCCTCGTCGGCGGGCGCCCCGTCGACCACCGGCATCAGATCCCGGCCGGGCAGCGGATGTACCTCGCTGAAGGTGCGGGCGAGCTCGGCGGCCACCGACGCGACGTCCACCCCGGCGGCACCGAGCAGAGTCGGCACCAAATCCACATGTGAGGTGGGCACCGCCACGGTGCGCGCCGCGGTGGCACCGGCACCGGTGCGGGCTATCACGAACGGGACCCGGGTCGCCTCGTCGTAGAGGTTGAACCATTTCTGGTGCAATCCGCCGTGCGCGCCCAACAGCTCGCCATGATCGGAGGTGCGCACCAGGACTGCCTCGGCCGAGCCCTCGGTGACGGCTCGGCGAACCCGGTCCAGCGGACCGTCCACCTCGGCGTGCAGCCGGTAGTACAGGTCGCGGTACTGCTGGGCCTTGGTGCGGTAGGTGCGCCGCACGGCACGCGAGGGTCCGTACCCGGAGAAGTAGGCATCGCGGAACGCGGCCTGGGCGGCGGGTTTGGCCGACAGGTCCTCCGACGCGGTGGGGGCCGCCGGTACGTGCGGCGGGTCCGCCTGCGATGCCGCCAGCGGGTTGCGCCGTGACCAGGCCGGGAACAACACGATGTCATGCGGATTGACGAAGCTGGCCACCAACAGGAAGGGCGTCAACGCCGCGGGATCACCGGCCCGCCGACGCGCGTAGCGATCTTCGAGCCACGCCACGATCCGGTCGGCGACCAGCGGGTCGCGCCGAAAACCGCTGTTGGCCATGGCCGCTCCGTGCGGTTCGGGACCCACCCAGCCCGAGAAGCCGTACGGGTCCAATGGGTCGGCGTCCAGGTAGGCCCGCACGGCGGCCTCGTCGATGGCGCCATCGTCATCGTTGGTCGCCAGGATCCTGCCCGTGGCCGGGTCGGTCAGATCGACATGGGAGATATGCCATTTGCCGTCGTAGTGGGTGTCATAGCCGGCCGCCCGGAACCAGTTGCCCAGGGTCGGGACCTCGCCGCGACGCAGCCAGCGCAACCGCGAGTCGTCGTAGCGCTTGCCTAGCCCGTCGGTCTGGGTGACACCGTGCAGGTCGGGGTAGTGCCCGGTGAACAGCGTCGGACGGCTGGGCACGCACGCCAGCGAACCGGTGTAGTGCCTGGTGAAGCTGACACCGTTCTCGTCGAACCAGCGCCGACCGGGCAGCACCCGCCGTCGCCAGTCCAGGACATCGGCCGCCTCGTACGGCGGGATCGCGCGTTCCTCGTCGGTCATCAGGATGACGATGTCGGGCCGGTTCATGACGTCATCCAACACCCCAATTCTTGGGATCGGTAGCGAAAACGCATCGATGTACTTGTGCCATGACGACGCCGGACGAGGCGGCGCCCCACGAAAGGAAGAACCGATGAACGTGATCCCCGCCCAGCTCCATGAGCTCACCAAGCGGGTCGAGCGCACCCCCGCGCTGGCCATCGCCATCTTCGCGGGTCTGAGCGTGCTGTGGTCGGTGTACCGGTTGCTGTGGCTGGTGTACGCCGGGTTCGCGCTGTCCAGCTTCGGGCTGTCGCCGATCTCGCTGATCATCTCGGCCGTGGTGTGGATCGCGGTGGGTGTGGCCACGGCGCTGGTCGCCTTCGCCTTCTGGACCAGGTACACCACCGCGGAGCAGAACCCGGCCGAGTAGGCCGTCGACCGACGCCGACGGGGAACCCAGGTTTCCCGCCGGCGGTGTATTGGCAGAGAGTCCTGGCAGAATCGTCAGATGCCGCCAGGACAGCTGCCGCCCGACCAGCCGCGCGACCCGGCGACGCGGCGTATCCCCAGGCCGGCGCGCCCGGGGGACCCGCACAGCCCCACTCAGCGCATCCCCAGGCCGGAGCCGCCCACGCAACGGATACCGCGACCCGAGCCGCCCACGCAGCAGCACCGGATAGCCGAACCCGCGACACGCAAGATCCCGGTCCCGCCACCGCCGCCGATCCCGCCACCACCCATCCAGAAGCTGCCGCCCGGACCACAGACGCCCGAACCGAAGCCCGCCCGCAACCGTCAGACCATCGTGCTGACCGCGGTCATCGTGATCGCCGCCCTGGTGGCCGTCCTGGCCGGCGCCGAACTCTTCGCCAGGTACCGCGCGGGCACCGTGCTGTCCAGCATCACCGACTGCCTGGTCGAGGACACCGCCGACGTCTCCTACTCGGTGACACCGCCCTTCCTATGGCAGTACCTGACCGATCACTACACCGACATCTCGGTGGTCACCACCGGTGACCGCGTCCAGGCCGCCAAGGGCATGACCGCCGACGTGACGCTCAGCGATATCGAGCTTGCGGATTCGACCAACTCCAAGGGCACCATCGGCAAGGTGACTGCCCACCTCTCCTGGACAGCCGAGGGCATCAAGCAGACGGTCGCCGAGAGCCTGCCGGTCGTCGGCAATCTGGTGACGGCGGTGCGGACCGACGCGAACGCGGGCACCCTGATCATGGAGGCCGCCGGGGGAACCACGATCACCGCCAAACCCGAAGTGCGCGACGGTAATCTGGAACTCACCGTGCAGGATGTCGCCGGAGCGTTCGACAAGGCCACGGTGCAGACCGCGCTGAGCGAGCTGACCACCAAGCTCAACGAGAACTACCCGCTGGGTATCAAGGCCGATTCGGTGAAGGTCACCAAGACCGGTGTCGACGGCACCTTCTCCAGTACCGATGCGACCATCCCGTCGGGCGAAAGCGACGCCTGCTTCGCCGACCTCTGACCTCAGCGCCGCACCGGCAGGTGCCTTCTCCTGGCCCGCATCGCCCGGCGGACCCGGGAGCTCACCGAGGTGAGGTTCTCGCCGGGCGCGATCGTCAGGTGGATCCAGCCCAGGCTCTGCAGGAAATCGGACCTGTCGCGGGGGTCGGCTCGTTCGCAGTCGATGCCGATCCGCAGTGTGCGCCATCCCATGCCGAGCACGGCCTCGTCGAAACCATCGGTGACGTGAATTCTGCTGTGCGGCGGCCGAAGCCCCGCATCGGAGAGCATCAGCCGGACCCGTGTCTCTTCCGGTGTCAGGGCGCCGGGATCGATCTCGGCGGCGGTCAGTAGGGCGGTTCTAATACCGCGAGCGCCTCGGTAGCGGTCCGCCAACTGCGCGATGTCCTCCCGGGTGGTGCCGGATGCCGCGCAGAACCGATCCAAAAGCGTGACCGCGGCATCCCGGGGATGGTGGCGTGCCACATCCAGCGCGGTACGCGCCGGCGTGGTGTGCGGGAGTCCGTTCCACATCCCGATCTCGTCGATCGCGATCCGGTCATTGTGGATGATCAGCCCGTCGGGGTGTTCGGTACGCCGGGCGATGAGTTCGATGGGGTCGGTCGTGACCTCCCATGGCGTGCTGTACATGACCGCGGCCGTGCGGCCCGCAAGGATTCCGGTTCGGCCGCTCCACAACCAGGCCGCGCGTGCGCGGACCTCCAGCGTCAGCTGAGTGCCCTTGGCGACATAGATGTTCGGCAGGATTGCGGTATATCGGGCCCGCAGGACACCACGCGTCATCATCCCACCGGCGAGCGCCTCGCTGCCCACGAACGGTTCCATGACGGGATGGTGCGCGCCGCCACCGACAAACCCGCGCTCGTGCACCTCCACGCTGTGGATAACCACGGTCCGGAGGGGATCGTCTGAAACTGCTCGGGCGAGATCTGCCTGAGGGTTGCGGTTGTGCCGTCACCACTCCGTACTCACGACCCTCACGCCGATCTCGTCCAAGCGTTGTGACGCATACCTGCCCCAGTCACCAGCAGTGAACACTTTTTCAAATCTGCCTGGTCCGCGCGGCCGGCGGTGCTACACACGATGCGGGGAACCGAAGGAGTGAGCTGTGTTCGATCTGTTGATCACCGGCGGAACAGTTGTCGACGGCACCGGTGCGGACCGATTCACCGCCGACGTGGCAGTCAAGGATGGACGCATCGTCGAGGTGCGTCGCCGTGGCCCAGGCGACCCGCCACTTGCCGCCGAAACGGCCGAAACCATCGAGGCCACCGGCAAGATCGTCGCGCCCGGCTTCGTCGACATCCACACCCACTACGACGGACAGGTCAGCTGGGACGATGTGCTCGAACCGTCGAGCAGCCACGGTGTGACGACCGTCGTCGCGGGCAACTGCGGGGTGGGTTTCGCTCCGGTGCGGCCCGGTCAGGAACAGTGGCTCATCGAACTCATGGAGGGTGTCGAGGATATTCCCGGCACCGCGCTCACCGAGGGCATCACCTGGGGCTGGGAGAGCTACGCGGAGTATCTCGATGTCATCGGACGACGCGAGCTCGCCGTGGACATGGGTAGCCAGATCGCGCACGGGACGGTGCGGGCCTATGCGATGGGTGAACGCGGCGCCCGTAACGAACCGGCGACACCCGAGGACATCGCGGCGATGAGCAGCATCGTCCGAGAGGCCATCGAGGCCGGGGCGCTGGGGTTTTCGTCATCGCGGACGCTGGCACACCGGGCCATGGACGGCGAACCGGTGCCGGGAACCTTCGCCGCCGAGGACGAACTGTTCGCCCTGGGCCGGGCCATCGCGGCCGGCGGCGGCGCGGTCTTCGAATTGGCGCCGCAGGGTGCCGCCGGTGAGGACATCGTCGCCCCGCGCAGGGAGCTGGAATGGATGCGCAGGCTGGGCGAGGAGATCGACTGTGCGCTGAGCTTCGCGCTCATCCAGGTCGACGCCGACCCACAGCTGTGGCGCGAGCAGCTCGACCTGTCTGCCGCCGCGCATCAGGCGGGCAGCCGGTTGTATCCCCAGGTCGCGGCCCGACCGTTCGGCATGCTACTGGGCTTTCCCGGTCACCATGCCTTCACCCATCGCCCCACCTACCGCGCGTTGAAGGCATCGTGCGGCCGCGAGGAGTTGGCGGCCCGGCTGGCCGAACCGGCTGTGCGACAAGCCATTCTGTCCGAAGAGGATCTGCCGATCGATCCGAACGTGCTGTTCGACGGGATGTTCGCCCTCGCCCAGTACTCCGGTGACCGGTTGTATTCGCTGGGCGAACCGCCCGACTACGAGCCCACCCGCGACAAGACGGTGGCCGCCATCGCCGCCGACCGCGGCCAGGATGTGCTGGCCGCCATGTACGACCTGATGCTGGAGGCCGATGCGTCGAACATGCTGATGCTGCCGATGTTCAACTACTCCGACGGCAATCACGACGCCATCCGGGAGATGATGACCCATCCCGCCGGGGTGCTGGGGCTCTCCGACGGTGGCGCCCACTGCAGCATGATCTGCGATGCGTCCTATCCGACCTTCCTGCTGACGCACTGGGCGCGCGATCGACACCGCGGCGAGAAGCTGCCGCTGGAGTACGTTGTTCGCAAACAGTCCCATGACACCGCGCAGCTGTTCGGGCTCACCGACCGCGGCGTGATCCAGACCGGAAAGAAGGCCGATATCAACGTGATCGACCTCGACGCACTGACGCTGCACGCACCGCGGATGGCCTTTGACCTGCCCGCCGGCGGGCACCGGCTGGTCCAGGGCGCGTCGGGCTATACCGCGACGATCGTCAACGGTGTGATCACCCGGCGCGACGGGGTGGACACCGGCAAGCGCCCCGGCCGGCTGCTGCGCGGGACCCGCTGATGCGCACACCCCTGATCGCCGCCGCGCTGGCCTTCGCGACGGTCGTCCCGGCCGCCGGTGCCGATGTGCTGAGCCCGCTGCTACCGCTGGTCGATGCCGCCGCGCAGCGGCTGCAGACCGCCGACCCCGTCGCTGCGTCCAAATACCTCACCGGCGGTGCGATCTCGGACCCACCGCGTGAACAGCAGGTCCTCGACGGTGTCGCTGCCGCCGCGCAGCAGCAGGGGACCGATCCCGGCTATGTGCGCGAGGTCTTCCGCGACCAGATCGACGCCTCGGTCTCGTTGCAGCACAGCCTGTTCGCGTACTGGAAGATCGACCCGGCCGCCGCGCCCGTCACCGCCCCCGACCTCGCGGACACCCGCGCGAAGATCGACACGCTGAACCAGACCATGGTCGCCGAGATCGGGCACCGATGGCAGGAACTGCACGATCCGTCGTGTCCGGCGGAACTGGCGGCTGCAGTCGATGAGGCCGCACGCAACCGCGGGCTGGACCCGGTGTTCCGGCGCGCGCTGGAGTACGCGACGCACGACTACTGCCGCTGATGTTCAGCGGGCGCTGTTGATGTCGTTCTTCAGCGCCTCGGCCTCGGTGCCGAACACGGCCTGCACGTTGTTACCGACCTCGATGACGCCGGCCGCGCCGAGACTCTTCAACCGGGCCTGATCAACCTTCGACGGATCGGCGACCTCCATCCGCAGGCGGGTGATGCAGGCGTCGACGTTGACCAGGTTGTCCCGGCCGCCGAATGCGGCGATCACCTGCTCGGCGCGCGATGCCTCAGTACCGGGATCGGAACCTGCTGCGACCGCGGTGGCGGACCCGGTGCCGGCACCGACATTGGCGGCCTCCTCGGCCACGAACTCCTCCTCGGGCTCGCGACCCGGTGTGCGCAGATTCCACCGGGTGATGGCGAAGCGGAACAACAGGTAGTACACGACGAAGAACACCAGGCCCATGCCCACCAGCAGCGGAATGTTCTTGGCCGCCGGGGCTCCGCCGTAGAGCAGGAGATCGATCAGGCCCGCGGAGAACGAGAAGCCCAGA
This DNA window, taken from Mycolicibacterium neoaurum, encodes the following:
- a CDS encoding YceI family protein, with the translated sequence MKKRVAAVVAGVLVVLLVAVVAATPWAYKNYVQGPPEPELAFAAGAQPGAGALDGTWTVQPGSQVGYRVQQQLLWETVDVSGRSDTVTGTVQIEDSHVRSLRFTVDVAGLETGSPGRDEKFRSADALETDTFPTAELVGNVPTDVSAIPADGSSARVEVPVQLTIKGVTRPETAQVDVRRNGDRVEAVGTVPVRLPDFNVTPPKPFASLLEVQSTAVIEFLVYLAKA
- a CDS encoding sulfatase-like hydrolase/transferase; translated protein: MNRPDIVILMTDEERAIPPYEAADVLDWRRRVLPGRRWFDENGVSFTRHYTGSLACVPSRPTLFTGHYPDLHGVTQTDGLGKRYDDSRLRWLRRGEVPTLGNWFRAAGYDTHYDGKWHISHVDLTDPATGRILATNDDDGAIDEAAVRAYLDADPLDPYGFSGWVGPEPHGAAMANSGFRRDPLVADRIVAWLEDRYARRRAGDPAALTPFLLVASFVNPHDIVLFPAWSRRNPLAASQADPPHVPAAPTASEDLSAKPAAQAAFRDAYFSGYGPSRAVRRTYRTKAQQYRDLYYRLHAEVDGPLDRVRRAVTEGSAEAVLVRTSDHGELLGAHGGLHQKWFNLYDEATRVPFVIARTGAGATAARTVAVPTSHVDLVPTLLGAAGVDVASVAAELARTFSEVHPLPGRDLMPVVDGAPADEDRAVYLLTRDNVLEGDSGASGLARQLGRDVNPPAPLRIRVPVDVAGNFEGLVARVDGRLWKLVRTFDDPGTWTEPGVRQLAYTGRGAQRYRSDVLDDQWELYDLTGDPGEAVNRWDDPSLDGVRAALRTRLKQVRAEAVPERNNPWPYVRRRGTQESKRWWTRLFG
- a CDS encoding DUF2993 domain-containing protein, encoding MPPGQLPPDQPRDPATRRIPRPARPGDPHSPTQRIPRPEPPTQRIPRPEPPTQQHRIAEPATRKIPVPPPPPIPPPPIQKLPPGPQTPEPKPARNRQTIVLTAVIVIAALVAVLAGAELFARYRAGTVLSSITDCLVEDTADVSYSVTPPFLWQYLTDHYTDISVVTTGDRVQAAKGMTADVTLSDIELADSTNSKGTIGKVTAHLSWTAEGIKQTVAESLPVVGNLVTAVRTDANAGTLIMEAAGGTTITAKPEVRDGNLELTVQDVAGAFDKATVQTALSELTTKLNENYPLGIKADSVKVTKTGVDGTFSSTDATIPSGESDACFADL
- a CDS encoding N-acyl-D-amino-acid deacylase family protein, which encodes MFDLLITGGTVVDGTGADRFTADVAVKDGRIVEVRRRGPGDPPLAAETAETIEATGKIVAPGFVDIHTHYDGQVSWDDVLEPSSSHGVTTVVAGNCGVGFAPVRPGQEQWLIELMEGVEDIPGTALTEGITWGWESYAEYLDVIGRRELAVDMGSQIAHGTVRAYAMGERGARNEPATPEDIAAMSSIVREAIEAGALGFSSSRTLAHRAMDGEPVPGTFAAEDELFALGRAIAAGGGAVFELAPQGAAGEDIVAPRRELEWMRRLGEEIDCALSFALIQVDADPQLWREQLDLSAAAHQAGSRLYPQVAARPFGMLLGFPGHHAFTHRPTYRALKASCGREELAARLAEPAVRQAILSEEDLPIDPNVLFDGMFALAQYSGDRLYSLGEPPDYEPTRDKTVAAIAADRGQDVLAAMYDLMLEADASNMLMLPMFNYSDGNHDAIREMMTHPAGVLGLSDGGAHCSMICDASYPTFLLTHWARDRHRGEKLPLEYVVRKQSHDTAQLFGLTDRGVIQTGKKADINVIDLDALTLHAPRMAFDLPAGGHRLVQGASGYTATIVNGVITRRDGVDTGKRPGRLLRGTR
- a CDS encoding chorismate mutase gives rise to the protein MRTPLIAAALAFATVVPAAGADVLSPLLPLVDAAAQRLQTADPVAASKYLTGGAISDPPREQQVLDGVAAAAQQQGTDPGYVREVFRDQIDASVSLQHSLFAYWKIDPAAAPVTAPDLADTRAKIDTLNQTMVAEIGHRWQELHDPSCPAELAAAVDEAARNRGLDPVFRRALEYATHDYCR